One stretch of Hevea brasiliensis isolate MT/VB/25A 57/8 chromosome 12, ASM3005281v1, whole genome shotgun sequence DNA includes these proteins:
- the LOC110632152 gene encoding uncharacterized protein LOC110632152 has product MSTKLKKCRNLSMFTRRCFKSASLTQWPRYHIGIVRPARCEEEKSLDDEEEELLNRQRFITNRREALHLYRDILRATRFFMWPDSRGVLWTDVLQENARKEFEEARFEKDPEIVTRLLIGGRDAVQSALEKLAEKQRQ; this is encoded by the coding sequence ATGAGCACGAAGCTGAAGAAATGCCGAAATCTATCAATGTTTACGCGCCGTTGTTTCAAATCAGCGTCTCTTACACAATGGCCCAGATACCATATAGGAATTGTTAGACCGGCACGTTGCGAAGAAGAGAAATCGCTGGATGACGAGGAGGAAGAGTTGCTGAATCGGCAGCGATTCATCACCAACCGACGAGAGGCACTGCATCTGTACCGAGACATCCTTCGGGCAACCCGGTTCTTCATGTGGCCCGATTCTCGAGGTGTTTTGTGGACTGATGTATTGCAGGAGAACGCTAGGAAGGAGTTCGAAGAGGCACGGTTCGAGAAGGATCCGGAAATCGTGACCCGATTGCTTATCGGTGGCCGAGATGCAGTGCAGTCTGCTCTTGAAAAACTCGCCGAGAAGCAGAGACAGTAG
- the LOC110632151 gene encoding transportin-1 isoform X2, whose protein sequence is MATQALWQPKEEGLREICGLLEQHISPTSDKTRIWQQLQHYTQFPDFNNYLAFIFARAQGTPVEIRQAAGLLLKNNLRSAFKSMDPAYQQYIKSELLPCLGAEDKHIRTTVGTITSVVVQQGGTIGWPELLQALIQCLDSNDINHMEGAMDTLSKICEDIPQELDYDVPGLAGRPIDVFLPRLFQFFQSPHASLRKLSLGSINQFIMLMPTALYLSMDQFLRGLFVLACDPAAEVRKLVCSAFVQLIEVNPSFLEPHMKNVMEFMLQANKDSDDEVALEACEFWSVYCEAQLNPELLREFLQHLIPILLSNMVYADDDESLIDAEEDDSQPDRDQDMRPRFHSSRFHGSDDMKDDDDDSLNVWNLRKCSAAGLDIISNIYREEILPTLMPLVEAKLSTSDDETWKEREAAVLALGAIAEGCVEGLYPHLAEIVAYLIPVLDDKFPLLRSITCWTLSRFSKFIVQSIANQKGAEQFNKVLMGLLRRILDTNKRVQEAACSAFATLEEEAAKELAPYLETILQHLMCAFGRYQRRNLRIVYDAISTLADAVRVKLNQPRYLEILMPPLIAKWQQLSDSDKDIFPLLECLASIAQALGTGFSQFAGPVFRRCINIIQSQQLAKVDPASTGVQYDKEFVVCSLDLVSGLAEGLGSGIESLVSQSNLSDVLLQCCVDDAPDVRQSALALLGDLARFCPVYLRPSLSNFLKIAAKQLGASDLKESFSVTNNACWAIGELAINVGSSISEVREEVSPVVMTVFSCLVPILLHAEGINRSLVENSAITLGRLAWVCPEIVSPHMEHFMQPWCAALSMIRDDVEKEDAFRGLFAIVRLNPSGALNSLEYMCRAIASWHVMRSEDLHNEICQVLHVYKQMLSDGSWERCLSALEPPVKDKLSKYQV, encoded by the exons ATGGCGACACAAGCTTTATGGCAGCCAAAGGAAGAAGGTCTCAGAGAGATATGTGGTCTACTCGAACAGCATATTTCGCCTACTTCTGATAAAACTCGCATTTGGCAACAGCTTCAGCACTATACTCAATTCCCCGATTTCAACAACTATCTCGCTTTTATTTTTGCCCGCGCTCAG GGCACACCAGTTGAAATTCGACAGGCTGCAGGTCTATTGCTAAAAAATAATCTGAGAAGTGCATTCAAATCCATGGATCCTGCCTATCAACAATATATAAAATCAGAGCTGTTACCTTGTTTAGGAGCAGAGGATAAGCACATCAGGACTACAGTTGGAACAATTACCAGTGTTGTTGTTCAGCAGGGAGGAACTATTGGCTGGCCAGAGCTGTTGCAAGCTCTTATCCAGTGCTTGGACAGTAATGATATCAACCATATGGAAGGTGCCATGGATACTTTATCCAAG ATCTGTGAAGATATTCCGCAAGAGCTTGATTATGATGTACCTGGATTAGCTGGACGTCCTATTGATGTATTCCTGCCTAGATTATTCCAG TTTTTCCAGTCACCACATGCCTCTCTAAGGAAGCTTTCTCTAGGATCAATAAATCAATTTATTATGCTGATGCCTACA GCTCTTTATCTGTCCATGGATCAGTTCCTTCGTGGCTTATTTGTCCTTGCTTGTGACCCTGCTGCAGAGGTTCGAAAATTG GTTTGTTCAGCATTTGTTCAACTCATTGAAGTTAATCCTTCTTTCTTGGAG CCGCATATGAAGAATGTCATGGAATTCATGTTGCAAGCAAACAAAGATAGTGATGATGAGGTTGCCCTTGAAGCTTGTGAATTTTG GTCAGTATACTGCGAAGCTCAATTAAACCCTGAACTTCTAAGGGAGTTCTTGCAGCATCTAATCCCA ATTTTGCTGTCAAATATGGTTTATGCTGATGATGATGAGTCTCTTATTGATGCTGAG GAGGATGACTCACAACCAGACAGGGATCAG GATATGAGGCCTCGCTTTCATTCATCCAGGTTTCACGGATCAGATGATATGAAGGATGAT GATGATGACAGTTTAAATGTTTGGAACTTAAGGAAATGCAGTGCAGCTGGCCTTGACattatttcaaatatttataGGGAAGAAATTCTTCCAACATTAATGCCTTTAGTTGAG GCTAAGCTATCTACCTCTGATGATGAGACCTGGAAGGAAAGGGAAGCAGCAGTGCTGGCACTTGGTGCTATAGCTGAGGGTTGCGTTGAAGGTCTTTACCCTCATTTGGCTGAG ATTGTGGCATATCTCATCCCTGTATTAGATGATAAATTTCCGTTGCTTAGGAGTATTACCTGTTGGACACTTTCTCGCTTTAGCAAATTTATTGTCCAG AGTATTGCTAACCAAAAGGGTGCTGAACAATTCAACAAAGTTCTTATGGGTCTTTTACGGAGGATTTTAGACACTAACAAGCGGGTGCAAGAGGCTGCTTGTTCTGCTTTTGCTACACTAGAAGAG GAAGCTGCTAAAGAGTTGGCGCCATATTTGGAAACCATTCTCCAGCACCTTATGTGTGCCTTTGGAAGATATCAG AGAAGAAATCTTCGAATTGTTTATGACGCTATCAGTACTTTAGCAGATGCTGTTCGAGTGAAACTTAATCAG CCTAGATATCTTGAGATTCTGATGCCTCCATTAATTGCAAAGTGGCAGCAACTTTCTGATTCAGATAAAGATATTTTCCCACTGTTAGAGTGCTTAGCATCTATAGCACAG gCACTTGGAACTGGATTCTCTCAATTTGCTGGACCAGTATTCCGGAGGTGCATAAACATCATCCAGTCACAACAATTGGCAAAG GTTGATCCTGCATCCACTGGAGTTCAATATGACAAAGAGTTTGTTGTCTGCTCTTTGGACCTAGTCTCAGGGCTTGCAGAAGGTCTTGGTAGCGGCATTGAGAGTTTG GTTTCACAAAGCAATTTGAGCGATGTACTTCTGCAGTGCTGTGTGGATGATGCTCCTGATGTCCGACAAAGTGCTCTTGCACTACTAGGAGACCTAGCAAGA TTTTGCCCAGTGTATTTGCGTCCCTCTTTATCCAACTTTCTTAAAATTGCAGCCAAACAACTG GGTGCTTCTGATCTAAAGGAATCATTTTCAGTGACAAATAATGCATGCTGGGCAATTGGTGAATTAGCAATTAACGTTGGCTCTTCAATTTCTGAA GTTCGTGAAGAAGTTTCACCGGTTGTGATGACTGTTTTCTCCTGCCTAGTTCCAATCCTCCTCCATGCAGAG GGTATTAATAGGTCACTGGTAGAAAATAGCGCCATCACACTTGGGAGACTTGCTTGGGTCTGTCCAGAGATTGTGTCGCCACATATGGAGCATTTTATGCAACCTTGGTGTGCTGCTTTATCCAT GATTCGTGATGATGTTGAGAAGGAAGATGCATTCCGTGGTCTATTTGCAATT GTGAGATTAAATCCATCTGGGGCATTGAATTCACTGGAGTACATGTGCAGAGCTATCGCAAGTTGGCAT GTAATGAGGAGTGAGGATCTACACAACGAAATTTGCCAGGTGTTGCATGTATATAAACag ATGCTAAGTGATGGATCATGGGAACGCTGCCTATCAGCTTTGGAGCCTCCAGTTAAGGATAAATTATCGAAATACCAGGTATAA
- the LOC110632151 gene encoding transportin-1 isoform X1 yields MATQALWQPKEEGLREICGLLEQHISPTSDKTRIWQQLQHYTQFPDFNNYLAFIFARAQGTPVEIRQAAGLLLKNNLRSAFKSMDPAYQQYIKSELLPCLGAEDKHIRTTVGTITSVVVQQGGTIGWPELLQALIQCLDSNDINHMEGAMDTLSKICEDIPQELDYDVPGLAGRPIDVFLPRLFQFFQSPHASLRKLSLGSINQFIMLMPTALYLSMDQFLRGLFVLACDPAAEVRKLVCSAFVQLIEVNPSFLEQPHMKNVMEFMLQANKDSDDEVALEACEFWSVYCEAQLNPELLREFLQHLIPILLSNMVYADDDESLIDAEEDDSQPDRDQDMRPRFHSSRFHGSDDMKDDDDDSLNVWNLRKCSAAGLDIISNIYREEILPTLMPLVEAKLSTSDDETWKEREAAVLALGAIAEGCVEGLYPHLAEIVAYLIPVLDDKFPLLRSITCWTLSRFSKFIVQSIANQKGAEQFNKVLMGLLRRILDTNKRVQEAACSAFATLEEEAAKELAPYLETILQHLMCAFGRYQRRNLRIVYDAISTLADAVRVKLNQPRYLEILMPPLIAKWQQLSDSDKDIFPLLECLASIAQALGTGFSQFAGPVFRRCINIIQSQQLAKVDPASTGVQYDKEFVVCSLDLVSGLAEGLGSGIESLVSQSNLSDVLLQCCVDDAPDVRQSALALLGDLARFCPVYLRPSLSNFLKIAAKQLGASDLKESFSVTNNACWAIGELAINVGSSISEVREEVSPVVMTVFSCLVPILLHAEGINRSLVENSAITLGRLAWVCPEIVSPHMEHFMQPWCAALSMIRDDVEKEDAFRGLFAIVRLNPSGALNSLEYMCRAIASWHVMRSEDLHNEICQVLHVYKQMLSDGSWERCLSALEPPVKDKLSKYQV; encoded by the exons ATGGCGACACAAGCTTTATGGCAGCCAAAGGAAGAAGGTCTCAGAGAGATATGTGGTCTACTCGAACAGCATATTTCGCCTACTTCTGATAAAACTCGCATTTGGCAACAGCTTCAGCACTATACTCAATTCCCCGATTTCAACAACTATCTCGCTTTTATTTTTGCCCGCGCTCAG GGCACACCAGTTGAAATTCGACAGGCTGCAGGTCTATTGCTAAAAAATAATCTGAGAAGTGCATTCAAATCCATGGATCCTGCCTATCAACAATATATAAAATCAGAGCTGTTACCTTGTTTAGGAGCAGAGGATAAGCACATCAGGACTACAGTTGGAACAATTACCAGTGTTGTTGTTCAGCAGGGAGGAACTATTGGCTGGCCAGAGCTGTTGCAAGCTCTTATCCAGTGCTTGGACAGTAATGATATCAACCATATGGAAGGTGCCATGGATACTTTATCCAAG ATCTGTGAAGATATTCCGCAAGAGCTTGATTATGATGTACCTGGATTAGCTGGACGTCCTATTGATGTATTCCTGCCTAGATTATTCCAG TTTTTCCAGTCACCACATGCCTCTCTAAGGAAGCTTTCTCTAGGATCAATAAATCAATTTATTATGCTGATGCCTACA GCTCTTTATCTGTCCATGGATCAGTTCCTTCGTGGCTTATTTGTCCTTGCTTGTGACCCTGCTGCAGAGGTTCGAAAATTG GTTTGTTCAGCATTTGTTCAACTCATTGAAGTTAATCCTTCTTTCTTGGAG CAGCCGCATATGAAGAATGTCATGGAATTCATGTTGCAAGCAAACAAAGATAGTGATGATGAGGTTGCCCTTGAAGCTTGTGAATTTTG GTCAGTATACTGCGAAGCTCAATTAAACCCTGAACTTCTAAGGGAGTTCTTGCAGCATCTAATCCCA ATTTTGCTGTCAAATATGGTTTATGCTGATGATGATGAGTCTCTTATTGATGCTGAG GAGGATGACTCACAACCAGACAGGGATCAG GATATGAGGCCTCGCTTTCATTCATCCAGGTTTCACGGATCAGATGATATGAAGGATGAT GATGATGACAGTTTAAATGTTTGGAACTTAAGGAAATGCAGTGCAGCTGGCCTTGACattatttcaaatatttataGGGAAGAAATTCTTCCAACATTAATGCCTTTAGTTGAG GCTAAGCTATCTACCTCTGATGATGAGACCTGGAAGGAAAGGGAAGCAGCAGTGCTGGCACTTGGTGCTATAGCTGAGGGTTGCGTTGAAGGTCTTTACCCTCATTTGGCTGAG ATTGTGGCATATCTCATCCCTGTATTAGATGATAAATTTCCGTTGCTTAGGAGTATTACCTGTTGGACACTTTCTCGCTTTAGCAAATTTATTGTCCAG AGTATTGCTAACCAAAAGGGTGCTGAACAATTCAACAAAGTTCTTATGGGTCTTTTACGGAGGATTTTAGACACTAACAAGCGGGTGCAAGAGGCTGCTTGTTCTGCTTTTGCTACACTAGAAGAG GAAGCTGCTAAAGAGTTGGCGCCATATTTGGAAACCATTCTCCAGCACCTTATGTGTGCCTTTGGAAGATATCAG AGAAGAAATCTTCGAATTGTTTATGACGCTATCAGTACTTTAGCAGATGCTGTTCGAGTGAAACTTAATCAG CCTAGATATCTTGAGATTCTGATGCCTCCATTAATTGCAAAGTGGCAGCAACTTTCTGATTCAGATAAAGATATTTTCCCACTGTTAGAGTGCTTAGCATCTATAGCACAG gCACTTGGAACTGGATTCTCTCAATTTGCTGGACCAGTATTCCGGAGGTGCATAAACATCATCCAGTCACAACAATTGGCAAAG GTTGATCCTGCATCCACTGGAGTTCAATATGACAAAGAGTTTGTTGTCTGCTCTTTGGACCTAGTCTCAGGGCTTGCAGAAGGTCTTGGTAGCGGCATTGAGAGTTTG GTTTCACAAAGCAATTTGAGCGATGTACTTCTGCAGTGCTGTGTGGATGATGCTCCTGATGTCCGACAAAGTGCTCTTGCACTACTAGGAGACCTAGCAAGA TTTTGCCCAGTGTATTTGCGTCCCTCTTTATCCAACTTTCTTAAAATTGCAGCCAAACAACTG GGTGCTTCTGATCTAAAGGAATCATTTTCAGTGACAAATAATGCATGCTGGGCAATTGGTGAATTAGCAATTAACGTTGGCTCTTCAATTTCTGAA GTTCGTGAAGAAGTTTCACCGGTTGTGATGACTGTTTTCTCCTGCCTAGTTCCAATCCTCCTCCATGCAGAG GGTATTAATAGGTCACTGGTAGAAAATAGCGCCATCACACTTGGGAGACTTGCTTGGGTCTGTCCAGAGATTGTGTCGCCACATATGGAGCATTTTATGCAACCTTGGTGTGCTGCTTTATCCAT GATTCGTGATGATGTTGAGAAGGAAGATGCATTCCGTGGTCTATTTGCAATT GTGAGATTAAATCCATCTGGGGCATTGAATTCACTGGAGTACATGTGCAGAGCTATCGCAAGTTGGCAT GTAATGAGGAGTGAGGATCTACACAACGAAATTTGCCAGGTGTTGCATGTATATAAACag ATGCTAAGTGATGGATCATGGGAACGCTGCCTATCAGCTTTGGAGCCTCCAGTTAAGGATAAATTATCGAAATACCAGGTATAA
- the LOC110632177 gene encoding probable prolyl 4-hydroxylase 3 — MAKLRHSRIQARKWSTLSLVLTMLFMLTVVLLMLLALGIFSLPISSADAPPNDLTTSYRRMAVERDGDGLGKRGEQWTEIISWEPRAFLYHNFLSKEECEHLIALAKPHMTKSTVVDSKTGKSKDSRVRTSSGMFLRRGQDKLIKSIEKRVADFSFIPVEHGEGLQVLHYEVGQKYEAHYDYFLDEFNTKNGGQRTATVLMYLSDVEEGGETVFPAAKGNITSVPWWNELSECGKQGLSVKPKMGNALLFWSTRPDATLDPSSLHGGCPVIIGNKWSATKWMHLGEYKV; from the exons ATGGCGAAGCTGAGGCACTCAAGGATACAAGCAAGGAAATGGTCGACATTGTCGCTGGTATTGACGATGCTATTTATGCTAACGGTGGTTCTATTGATGCTTTTGGCTCTGGGAATCTTCTCTCTTCCTATAAGCAGCGCCGATGCTCCTCCCAATGATCTCACTACTTCCTATCGGCGTATGGCAGTTGAAAG AGATGGTGATGGTTTGGGTAAGAGAGGAGAGCAGTGGACTGAAATTATTTCTTGGGAGCCTCGAGCATTTCTTTATCACAATTTCTTG TCAAAAGAAGAATGTGAGCACCTAATAGCTCTGGCTAAACCACACATGACAAAGTCAACTGTGGTAGATAGCAAGACAGGTAAAAGTAAAGATAGCAG GGTTCGTACGAGTTCTGGAATGTTTCTGAGGAGAGGACAAGATAAACTTATCAAGAGCATTGAAAAGAGGGTAGCAGACTTCTCTTTCATTCCTGTAG AGCATGGAGAAGGGCTGCAGGTTCTTCACTATGAAGTTGGACAGAAGTATGAGGCTCACTATGATTATTTTCTTGATGAGTTCAACACTAAGAATGGGGGCCAACGGACAGCAACTGTTCTAATGTATCT GTCAGATGTTGAGGAAGGGGGTGAGACAGTGTTTCCTGCAGCAAAGGGAAACATCACCTCTGTGCCATGGTGGAATGAGTTGTCTGAATGTGGCAAGCAGGGCCTTTCAGTGAAACCCAAAATGGGTAATGCATTGCTATTTTGGAGCACAAGGCCTGATGCAACTCTAGATCCTTCAAGTTTGCACGGTGGTTGTCCTGTGATTATAGGCAACAAGTGGTCAGCTACAAAGTGGATGCATCTAGGGGAGTACAAGGTCTGA